The genomic DNA ATGAGCATATCGCCTTTTTGAAGCAGCAGTACGCCGAGGGCGTTTTTTTGGCGTCTGGCCGGAAGGTCCCTCGGACCGGCGGAGTCATTCTTGCCCGGAGTGAGTCGGAAGAGAAGCTGAATGCCGTGCTTGAACAGGATCCGTTCAAGCGAAACGGCGTTGCCGAATACTCGGTTGCCGAGTTTGTGCCGTCCATGACTGCTGACGGACTGGAAGGCCTTTTGGAACAATAGTCTTGATAGGGTAGAAAGCAAAAAAGGCCGCATCTGCGGCCTTTTTTGTTTTTATCGGCAATGAATCGTTTGGGTCTAGAGTCCCAGCTTCTTTTTCAGCTTGCCCCATGAGTCGCGCAGGGTGGCGGTGCGGTTGAAGACAAGCTTCTCGCCGGAGACGTGGTCCTTGCTGTCGGCACAGAAGTACCCGGTGCGTTCAAACTGGAAGTTGGTGCCCGGAGCCATTTCGGCGATGGCCGGTTCCACCCAGCATTCGGGCAGGATTTCCAGCGAGTTCGGGTCCACGTAGTCCACGAAGGTCTTGCCCTCTTCCGGGGCGTTGGGGTTCTCGCAGGAAAACAGGTTGGTATAGTTGCGTATCTCGGCCTTGACGCCGTGGGTGGCGGAGACCCAGTGCATGGTTCCCTTGACCTTGCGTCCGCCTTCAAGCCAGCCGCCCTTGGTTTCGGGATCGTAGGTGGCGCGGATTTCCGTGATGTTGCCGTCGGCGTCCTTTTCGTAGCCGGTGCAGGTCACGTAGTAGGCGGCGCGCAGCCGGACTTCGCGGCCCGGGCCCATGCGGAAGAACTTTTTCGGCGGTTCTTCCATGAAGTCGGCGCGTTCAATCCAGAGTTCGCGGGTGAACGGAACTTTCCGGGTGCCGTAGGATGTCTCTTCAGGATGCAGGGGGACTTCGAATTCGTCCACCTGGTCTTCGGGATAGTTTTCAATGATGAGTTTGACCGGGTCCACAACGCCCATGTAGCGCGGGGCGCGGTCGTTGAGGTCCTGACGGACGCAGTGCTCGAGCAGGGCGTATTCGACCGTGGAGTCGGCCTTTGCCACACCGATGCGGTCACAGAAATCGCGGATGGATTCCGGGGTGTAGCCGCGTCGGCGGAAGCCGGAAATGGTGGGCATGCGCGGATCGTCCCATCCGGAGACATGGCCTTCCTGTACGAGCTGGATGAGCTTGCGCTTGGAAAGCACGGTGCCGGTGATGTTAAGGCGGGCGAATTCGTACTGGTACGGACGCTGGTTGAATCCGGGCAGTGCGGCCAGTTCATTGTATATGGCCTCGTTCTCTCCGAAGAGTTCCGGCTGCTTCAAACCTTCCATGAGCGTGTCGACGCACCAGTCGTACACCGGGCGGTTGTTCTCGAATTCCAGCGTGCAGATGGAGTGGGTGATGCCCTCGATGGCGTCGGACAGGCCGTGGGTGAAATCGTACATGGGGTAGATGCACCATGCGTCGCCGGTCCGATGGTGATCGGCGTGCTTGATGCGGTACAGCGCGGGGTCGCGCAGCATGATGTTGGCGGCGGCCATGTCGATCTTGCCGCGCAGGATGCACTCGCCGTCTTTCATCTCGCCCGCCCGCATCTTGCGGAACAGTTCGAGGTTCTCCTCCGGTGTCCTGTCGCGGTACGGGGATTCGACTCCCGGCTCCTTGAGGGTGCCGCGGTTCGTGCGGATTTCGTCGGCGGTCTGGTGATCGATGTAGGCCTTGCCCATCTTGATGAAGAGTTCGGCGATGAAGTAGAGCTTTTCGAAGTAGTCGGAGGCAAAGGGGTTGGCATCCCATTCGAACCCGAGCCATTCGACATCTTCGCGGATGGAGTCCACGTACTCGACGTCTTCCTTGACCGGGTTGGTGTCGTCGAATCGAAGGTTGCACTTGCCTGCGTAGTCACGGGCGACGCCGAAATTCAGACAGATGGACTTGGCATGGCCGATGTGCAGGTAGCCGTTCGGCTCCGGGGGAAAACGGGTATGGACGCGGCCAGCGTACTTGCCCGTTTCGTTATCTTTTTCGATGATGGTACGGATGAAATCCTTGCCCTTTTCCGGGGTCTCTGGCGTGTTGCTCATGTCGTTTCCTTGCTCTGTCCTGATCTGCGTATTTCAGTCCCTTATCAGGGATGTATATCGATTTGTGGGCGAAAGGGAAAATGATAATTCCCGTCGGGTCATGGAGATACGGGAAAAGCGCATGACGGTCAACGCACGGTGCAGGGCGGGAAGGCGAGGTGATGGCGCTGGACGCACTGTCTTTGTCTCTGCTATTATGATTCGATGCTGCAACAGTATTTAATCGGTCTCTGTGCCATTGCCTGGTTTACGGTGTTTGGCGTTGTTTCGCCATGTCTTGCCGACACTGTAAGAATCGGTATTGGCTCGGACCTGGCTCCGTATGTCTTTTCGAAGCCGCGTGTCGGGTTGGAGGTGGAAATCATTCGGGAGGCGCTTCGGGCCGCCGGTCATGAAGCTGATTTCGTCTTTCTGCCGAATATGCGTTTTACCATTGAGTTTGCACAGGGCAACGTTGACGGGATTGCGGTGAATACCGAGTTTGATCTGGCAGCGGATTCCGGGCGTCCGTCGTTTGGGTCCAGAACAACGGTTGTGTATAATAATTACGCAATCTTTTTGAAGAAAAGAAAAATTTCCGTTAACTCGATTGCCGATTTGGCTGGATTGAACGTGCTTGGCTTCAACAATGCGACCAAGTTTCTTGAGCCTGAGTTTGCGGCATTGATGGAAGATAATCCGTTGTATTTGGAAGTGACGGATCAATCCCGTCAGGTGTTGATGCTGTTCAATAAACGGGTGGATGTGGTTGTGGCCGACAAGCTTATTTTCAACTACTGGCTGACGCGCCTGATCCGGCTGGGGGCCGTTGAACTGCTGGACATGAGAAAGCGTCTTGAGTTCGCACGGATATTCGCCCCGGCTCCGCGAAGTGTGCAGTTTGCGGACCAGACGTTGCGGGATGATTTTGACCGGGGGTTGTCAGAGATCATCCGGAACGGCTTGCGGGATGCAATCGAAAACCGGTACGGCGGAGTGGGCGTATGGGGGCGACTGTGAACCTGAAAAATGAGGTGTCTCAATGAATGAAACCATCTTTGCCGACTCCACGCCCTCTGACGAGGAGTACGCCGCATGCATCGGTAACAATGTCCATTTTTATCTGCCCAAGTTCAGGCGATACGCCCTGACCCCGACGAATTTCCACGGCGGCTGGAATTGGCCCGCATTCTTTTTCGGATGCTGGTGGTTTTTGTATCGCAAGATGTATTTCTGGGCGCTGATCGCGTTTATCACCCTGTGTATTCCGTATTTTCAACTGCTCTTCATGATCGGCTGGGGCGTGGCTGCCAATCATCTTTATTTCCGGCATGTGAACAGCCGGATGGATGAGCTGCGCGGAGTGCAGGGGCGTGCGTTCATGCAATGCCTTTACGAGAGCGGGGGAGTGCACGGATGGGTGCCGTGGGTCGCCTTTTTCGTGTCCGGCGGATTTGTCCTGATGATCCTGCTTGGTGTCGTTAGTCTGGCCCTGCTTATTTAACGGCTGATTCTTTTGAGGCGAGAGCCTTGAAAGAGTTCTTGATGATGCGGTCAAAGGTGCCGTTGTCCCTGAGTCGTCGAGCGGCCTTGTCGATTTCTCCTCTTCGGGGCATCAATGGTGACTGTTGCGAGATGACGAAGTGGACCGGCATGATCGTGTCGTGTCACCGGAACATGCCTCATTGCAGTGACATGTTCTTAGAAAGCCAAACTTTGCGACGGGTTGCCCGGTTTTTGCCGGTTGAGGACGGCAACCGTTTGCCGAAAGCGGCGTTGACCCGAGGCGAACAGTTGCGTAGCCTGCCGTATTTCATGAAAACCATCCTTCGGAGAGCTGAGATATGTCAGACGTCAAGCATGCGTTCGGGACTCTTGAGCCCTGTATCGATTTCGGGGCCATAACCGGTCTTTTCGAAAAGGCACATGCCGAGGGCCGGGATACGCTTTTCGAGCTTGAAGTATACGGCCTGCTGCGCGATTCCGGGGCCGAGACTCCGCCGAGAAACCTGCTCCTTTCCAGAGGGCTGCGTCCGACGGATGAGGAACTTGCCGTGCTGCCGGGGGACAGGGTCGTGCTCAAGGTCGTTTCGCCGAACATCATCCACAAGACGGAAGTCGGCGGCGTGCGTGTGGTGGAGAACTCGCCGGACCGGATTCGCTCGGCGTGGCGGCGCATGCTGTACGAAGTGCCCGAGAATTTTGCCGCCATGATCGAGCGCAGTCCGGCCATGACGCCCGAGGCCTATGCCGGATTGACCGGCGATGCGCTTGTCTCTGCCATTTCCCGTGATGTGCTGGGCGTGCTGCTTGTCGAGTTCATGCAGCCGGATTCCCAGGCGTTCGGTAATGAACTGATTGTCGGTATGCGGCGGACACGAGAGTTCGGCATGGTGCTCGGAGCCGGTATCGGCGGCACGGATGCGGAGCTGTATGCCGAACGGTTCCGCAAGGGACAGGCCGGGGTGGTTTCCTCTACTTCGCTGACGGACGGCGAGACGTTTTTCGAGTTGTTTCGCAAGACGCTGTCCTACAAGAAGCTCGCCGGACTGACGCGCGGCCAGCGGCGCATCGTCACTGACGAGCAGCTGGTCGAATGCTTTTCCTCTTTCATCGACATGGCGAATTATTATTCTCCTGAAAATCCGGATGCCCCGTTCATCATCGAGGAGCTTGAGATCAATCCCTTTGCCTATGCGGACTATCTCATGGTGCCGCTTGACGGCATGTGCCGTTTTTCCCGTCCGGGAACGCTGCCTGCTCCGCGTCCGGTCGAGAAGATCGGCAACCTGCTGCATCCGGAGACCCTCGGCATCATCGGCGTGTCGTCGTCACGCATGAATTTCGGGCGGATCATTCTCAAGAACGTACTCGACGCGGGATTTGCTGCGGAGAACGTCGTCATCATCCGTCCCGGTGAGGAGGAGATCGACGGGGTGCGGTGCGTGCCTTCTCTTGATGCGCTGGATCGCAAGCTCGACCTGTTCGTGGTGGCCGTGGGCGCGGAGCAGGTTCCCGGTCTGGTGGACGAGGTGATCGCACAGGAGTGCGCCGAGTCGGTCATGCTTATTCCCGGAGGGCTTGGCGAGACAGCGGAAAGCGAGGAGCGGGCGCGAAACGTGGTGGAGAAAATCAACACCGCGCATGTTCAGGGCGGCGGGCCGGTTTTTCTCGGCGGCAACTGCATGGGCGTGATATCCCGTCCCGGTTCCTATGATACGTGGTTCATCCCCAAGGAGAAGCTGCCGGAACTGCCTGCCGGAAAACACCATCGAGCCGCATTCATTTCACAGTCGGGTGCGTTCATGCTGACCCGGCTTTCCCAATGCCCCATGCTGGACCCTGCCTACATGATTTCCGTGGGCAACCAGACCGACCTGACGCTTGGCGACATGGTGACATGGTTTGCCGGGAGCGACGAAGTGGACGTCATCGCCATTTATGCCGAGGGATTCAACGACATGGACGGGCTGGACTTCTGCCGTGCCGTGCGCCGAGCCGTTCTGGCCGGGAAGGATGTGATATTTTACAAGGCGGGGCGTACGCCCGAGGGCAAGACGGCGACCAGCGGGCACACGGCGTCCCTTGCGGGCGATTATGTGGTGTGCGAGGCGTGCGTCAGGCAGGCCGGGGCCATCGTCGCCAAGTCGTTTACCGAGTTCGAAAACCTGTTCATGCTCGCCGAGCGGCTGCATTGCAAGACCATCCTCGGCAACCGGCTGGCGGTCATGTCCGGGGCGGGATTCGAGGCGGTGGGCATGGCTGATTCCATTCATTCGGATGATTACCGCATGGAGCTGGCTCCCTTGTCGCCCGACACCGTGACCCGGCTTGAACGGCTGTTCGTGGAGAAACGTCTCGATTCGCTCGTGACCGTCACCAACCCGCTCGACATCACTCCCGGCGCGGATGATCATGTCCATGCCGAAGTGGTGCGGTTGTTCGCTGAGGATAAGCGTATCGACGCGATTGTTGCGGGGCTTGTTCCCATGTCGCCGGTCATGCGTACGCTGGCTGATCCGGAGAATGCGGCATTCGATTTCGAGGATGAACGATCCATTGCGGCGCGTTTCGCGGAACTTCTGCCCACGCTTGATACGCCGGTGGTCGGGGTTGTGGATGGCGGGCGGCAGTATGACCCGTTGGTGGACAGGCTCAAGGAGGCCGGACTGTGTACGTTCCGCACGTCGGATCAGGCCGTGGCCGCTATTGCCCGGTACATTGCCGGACGCTTGAATGCGGAAAGAATCCGCCGGAAGGGCCGGGGGATCAGTAAACGCTGAACGGGAAATACTTTCGGCTGATGATGGAGTATTCTCCGTTTGCCCGAATGCTCCTGAGGGCATTGTTCAGGGCGATCAGCAGAGCCTTGTTGCCCTTTTTTACCGCGATATGCGCCGGAGCGTAGGTGAATTGCGTTTCGGTCAATGCCGGCCCAATGATGTCGCAGTGCTGTCCCTTGTCGCTCTTGAGGAATTCGAGACCTGCCAGCAGCGGCGTCAGGCAGAGGTCTGCGCGTTCCTCGGCAACGGCGAGAAAACCCTCTTCCATTGAGGGATATCCTCTGACTGTGGCGACCTTGCCGTAGACTTTTTTCAGGTAGGCGAGCTGGGCTGTCCCTTCCTGCGATACCAAGGTCTTGCCTGTCATGGCTGCAGCGGAAGTGTCGTTGCTCATCTCCTTTCTGCCGATGAACCCGGTTTTCGACCGCAGGTAGTAGTCCGTGAAATCCGCAAATTCGAGCCGTTCGGGTTTGACGGCCATGCAGGCCACGATGGCGTCATAATCGCCTGCCGAGAGCCGGGGGAGCATGTCGTCCCATGCCACGCTGACTATTTCGCACCGGACGCCCATGCTTGCTGCCAGAGCCTTGGCTATGTCCACGTTGAACCCGTCCATTTCCCCTTTTTCATTCTTGAAGCTGTAAGGAGGGTAATGGTCTTCCACCGCCACCCGCAGCGGCGGTTCGGCAAAAGCGGCTGTTGTAAAAAAGGTGAGAATAAAAAGGATGAATGCGAAAAAGGCAAAATCAAGTCGTCTTGGCATGGCGGCTCTCTTGGGTTTAATTGACTTTTAGCAGATATTTGTCCGATCGAAAAGTTCATGTAAAAGCCCGCTTCGGAAAGGCTGTTTTCCAAAGCGGGCATTGGGTTGACGTCGGTATCATGGTTACTTGTCTTCGTCGTTCTGACTTTTTTCGTCCTTGCTCTCGGTGTATGTTTCGTCCCACAAGCCACAGCTGTCGGAAATACAGGAGAGACACGGTCCGGGGTAATCCATGTTGGGCATGAGAGCCTCCGATTGTTTGGTATGTCGAGGACCGGTCAAGCCTGTCGGCGACCAGTCACATATTTTCTTGCTCTGTATTTTTGATAATAATAATCATTTTCAAATTGTCAAGGTGTCATCTGAAAAAGCAGGCGAAGTTTTCGATTGAAACGTGAAAAAAGCCCGGAGGAGAATTCCTTCGGGCTTTCATTGTTTGCGGAACAGAAAATCAGGCACGTTTTTCACAGTATCTGAGGAATTTTTGCGCTTCAATGAATTCCGGATTGATGTTCAGTGCCTGTTTCAGGCTCACGATACATTGGTCGTTCAACCCTTTTTCAAAATAGACGCGGGCAAGATTGAAATAGACGTTCTCGTCGGTTTCAACGATTTCCAGCGATTTCTCGTAGTAGCGGATGGATTCGTCATAATGTCCGTTCTTGCGGAGACTGATGCCGAATTCATTGAACTTCTGGCGGTATTCGAAGGTGAATGCCTCGTTGATGCCGAGCAGGGTGTCGAGCACTTTCCTGAGCTTTTCGAATTCCTTTTTTTCGGAATAGACTTCACCCAGACCGTAGTTGGCGTCCACGTTTTTGTCGTCGATCATGAGCGCCTTGATGAACTGGCTTTCGGCTTCGTCCATGTTGCCGTCGGCAAAGGCCTGCTCGCCCATTTCAATTTTTTTGGCCAGAGTCTTCAGGGCCGGGACCGTGTGAACCTTGTAGTATCCCGGTTCCGGAGTATATTGCTTGAGGAAGTCTATTTCCTGCAAGACGCTGCGTACGCCGGAAGGTACGTGGTGCTGATTCAGGGGCTGGACTTCAAACTCGGTCTTCGACATCTGGCGTGCGTACCAATAGGTCACGTTGTCGTGGGTTGCGGCCGTGCCGCCTGTTCCGATGTCGGCTTCAAGTTGCAGCGAATAAACGCCGAGAATTTGTGGGTAGTCGCTCAAGAGTCTTCTCCATAAAGATGATAGTCCAGTTTGCCGCAGAGTTTTGGAAACTGGCCATGCTCCTTTGAGTATCTATCTTACACAGTGTTCAAAATCAATATTTCATCGTGCATTGTTTGAGTCTTGCCGCCAAAAACGAGAAAACCCCGTTACGGGGTTTTCTCTGAATGGGAGGATGCGGTGCAACACGCAAAGAGATGCAGCTAATCGCAGGGCTTCCATGGCTCGTTGAGTTTGCGGTCGGCTCCACGCAGCTCGACGACTTCGGGGAGGAGGTTGCCGACCACGGGGGTGAACGGATGGTAATTGTAGAGCACGGCAACCTGTACCATGGTGCACGGGCCACCCGCGCTGTTGTCGATGCCGTCTCCGGTGACCGTCTTGTCGGGCCATGAGGTAATGGTGATTTCCTTTGTGCCCTTGTTGAGGCGGTCGAGCCAGCCTTCGGTGACGGCAGTGATCTGAGACAGGCGGGTGCCTTCGTCTTCTCCCTGTCCTGTTGCCGCGAATCGCGTGCCGGACTGGGCAGCCTTCTGAAGGGTCATCCATGAGTAGAGCATGGTTCCGCCTTCGATGATTGCCATGGCGAGTACCATCAGCAGCGGCAGGAGTAGGGCTATTTCCATGGATACCAGGCCGCGTGAGCGGGGTCTTTTTCTGAGTGTCATCATGTCCTTCCCCCTAGTGCAGGAGTCGCCAGCCGAGCTGCTTGCCGATCTTCTTGAATATTTCCGGGATGTCGTAGACAGACGGTGCGTCAAAGTAGTGGTCGTCGGTTCCCGGCTTGCTGGATGCG from uncultured Pseudodesulfovibrio sp. includes the following:
- a CDS encoding transporter substrate-binding domain-containing protein, whose protein sequence is MPRRLDFAFFAFILFILTFFTTAAFAEPPLRVAVEDHYPPYSFKNEKGEMDGFNVDIAKALAASMGVRCEIVSVAWDDMLPRLSAGDYDAIVACMAVKPERLEFADFTDYYLRSKTGFIGRKEMSNDTSAAAMTGKTLVSQEGTAQLAYLKKVYGKVATVRGYPSMEEGFLAVAEERADLCLTPLLAGLEFLKSDKGQHCDIIGPALTETQFTYAPAHIAVKKGNKALLIALNNALRSIRANGEYSIISRKYFPFSVY
- a CDS encoding TadE/TadG family type IV pilus assembly protein translates to MMTLRKRPRSRGLVSMEIALLLPLLMVLAMAIIEGGTMLYSWMTLQKAAQSGTRFAATGQGEDEGTRLSQITAVTEGWLDRLNKGTKEITITSWPDKTVTGDGIDNSAGGPCTMVQVAVLYNYHPFTPVVGNLLPEVVELRGADRKLNEPWKPCD
- a CDS encoding transporter substrate-binding domain-containing protein — translated: MLQQYLIGLCAIAWFTVFGVVSPCLADTVRIGIGSDLAPYVFSKPRVGLEVEIIREALRAAGHEADFVFLPNMRFTIEFAQGNVDGIAVNTEFDLAADSGRPSFGSRTTVVYNNYAIFLKKRKISVNSIADLAGLNVLGFNNATKFLEPEFAALMEDNPLYLEVTDQSRQVLMLFNKRVDVVVADKLIFNYWLTRLIRLGAVELLDMRKRLEFARIFAPAPRSVQFADQTLRDDFDRGLSEIIRNGLRDAIENRYGGVGVWGRL
- a CDS encoding tetratricopeptide repeat protein; the encoded protein is MSDYPQILGVYSLQLEADIGTGGTAATHDNVTYWYARQMSKTEFEVQPLNQHHVPSGVRSVLQEIDFLKQYTPEPGYYKVHTVPALKTLAKKIEMGEQAFADGNMDEAESQFIKALMIDDKNVDANYGLGEVYSEKKEFEKLRKVLDTLLGINEAFTFEYRQKFNEFGISLRKNGHYDESIRYYEKSLEIVETDENVYFNLARVYFEKGLNDQCIVSLKQALNINPEFIEAQKFLRYCEKRA
- a CDS encoding DUF2628 domain-containing protein; translated protein: MNETIFADSTPSDEEYAACIGNNVHFYLPKFRRYALTPTNFHGGWNWPAFFFGCWWFLYRKMYFWALIAFITLCIPYFQLLFMIGWGVAANHLYFRHVNSRMDELRGVQGRAFMQCLYESGGVHGWVPWVAFFVSGGFVLMILLGVVSLALLI
- a CDS encoding acetate--CoA ligase family protein — encoded protein: MSDVKHAFGTLEPCIDFGAITGLFEKAHAEGRDTLFELEVYGLLRDSGAETPPRNLLLSRGLRPTDEELAVLPGDRVVLKVVSPNIIHKTEVGGVRVVENSPDRIRSAWRRMLYEVPENFAAMIERSPAMTPEAYAGLTGDALVSAISRDVLGVLLVEFMQPDSQAFGNELIVGMRRTREFGMVLGAGIGGTDAELYAERFRKGQAGVVSSTSLTDGETFFELFRKTLSYKKLAGLTRGQRRIVTDEQLVECFSSFIDMANYYSPENPDAPFIIEELEINPFAYADYLMVPLDGMCRFSRPGTLPAPRPVEKIGNLLHPETLGIIGVSSSRMNFGRIILKNVLDAGFAAENVVIIRPGEEEIDGVRCVPSLDALDRKLDLFVVAVGAEQVPGLVDEVIAQECAESVMLIPGGLGETAESEERARNVVEKINTAHVQGGGPVFLGGNCMGVISRPGSYDTWFIPKEKLPELPAGKHHRAAFISQSGAFMLTRLSQCPMLDPAYMISVGNQTDLTLGDMVTWFAGSDEVDVIAIYAEGFNDMDGLDFCRAVRRAVLAGKDVIFYKAGRTPEGKTATSGHTASLAGDYVVCEACVRQAGAIVAKSFTEFENLFMLAERLHCKTILGNRLAVMSGAGFEAVGMADSIHSDDYRMELAPLSPDTVTRLERLFVEKRLDSLVTVTNPLDITPGADDHVHAEVVRLFAEDKRIDAIVAGLVPMSPVMRTLADPENAAFDFEDERSIAARFAELLPTLDTPVVGVVDGGRQYDPLVDRLKEAGLCTFRTSDQAVAAIARYIAGRLNAERIRRKGRGISKR
- a CDS encoding glutamine--tRNA ligase/YqeY domain fusion protein; this encodes MSNTPETPEKGKDFIRTIIEKDNETGKYAGRVHTRFPPEPNGYLHIGHAKSICLNFGVARDYAGKCNLRFDDTNPVKEDVEYVDSIREDVEWLGFEWDANPFASDYFEKLYFIAELFIKMGKAYIDHQTADEIRTNRGTLKEPGVESPYRDRTPEENLELFRKMRAGEMKDGECILRGKIDMAAANIMLRDPALYRIKHADHHRTGDAWCIYPMYDFTHGLSDAIEGITHSICTLEFENNRPVYDWCVDTLMEGLKQPELFGENEAIYNELAALPGFNQRPYQYEFARLNITGTVLSKRKLIQLVQEGHVSGWDDPRMPTISGFRRRGYTPESIRDFCDRIGVAKADSTVEYALLEHCVRQDLNDRAPRYMGVVDPVKLIIENYPEDQVDEFEVPLHPEETSYGTRKVPFTRELWIERADFMEEPPKKFFRMGPGREVRLRAAYYVTCTGYEKDADGNITEIRATYDPETKGGWLEGGRKVKGTMHWVSATHGVKAEIRNYTNLFSCENPNAPEEGKTFVDYVDPNSLEILPECWVEPAIAEMAPGTNFQFERTGYFCADSKDHVSGEKLVFNRTATLRDSWGKLKKKLGL
- a CDS encoding YciI family protein; translation: MFIVTLTYVVSLETVDSYLDEHIAFLKQQYAEGVFLASGRKVPRTGGVILARSESEEKLNAVLEQDPFKRNGVAEYSVAEFVPSMTADGLEGLLEQ